The following coding sequences are from one Humulus lupulus chromosome X, drHumLupu1.1, whole genome shotgun sequence window:
- the LOC133805257 gene encoding uncharacterized protein LOC133805257 isoform X1 has translation MEAMVRCSPCTLLGFGARSRFTVVILEMLGSWFVLQIVLILICLKSTDAKTSEHPPNWQASEKGTENIVSHSCIHDQILEQRRQPGRKVYTVTPQVYDQSGILKPVHRHGRALLGISESVEQQKDAKQPIRIYLNYDAVGHSPDRDCRNIGDIVKLGEPPVSSLPGSPSCNPHGDPPISGDCWYNCTLDDIAGEDKRHRLRKALGQTADWFRRALAVEPVKGNLRLSGYSACGQDGGVQLPRKYVEEGVAEADLVLLVTTRPTTGNTLAWAVACERDQWGRAIAGHVNVAPRHLTAEAETLLSATLIHEVMHVLGFDPHAFAHFRDERKRRRSQVTEHVMDEKLGRTVTRVVLPRVVMHSRHHYAAFSVNFTGLELEDGGGRGTSGSHWEKRLLMNEIMTGSVDTRSVVSKMTLALLEDSGWYQANYSMADRLDWGRNQGTDFITFPCNLWKGAYHCNTTQSSGCTYNREAEGYCPIVSYSGDLPQWARYFPQANKGGQSSLADYCTYFVAYSDGSCTDANSARAPDRMLGEVRGSNSRCMSSSLVRTGFVRGSMTQGNGCYQHKCVNNSLEVAVDGVWKVCPEAGGPIQFPGFNGELVCPAYHELCSRNLLPVSGQCPKSCNFNGDCVDGRCHCFLGFHGSDCSERSCPNSCSGHGSCLSNGMCECQNGYTGVDCSTAVCDEQCSLHGGVCDNGVCEFRCSDYAGYSCQNSSTLLSSLSVCKNVLESDISGQHCAPSEPSIQQQLEEVVVMPNYHRLFPGGARKLFNIFGSKYCDAAAKRLACWISIQKCDKDGDNRLRVCYSACQSYNIACGASLDCSDQTLFSSAEEGEGQCTGSGEMQLSWLSHFHNALSFKSFKGLTV, from the exons ATGGAGGCAATGGTTCGGTGCAGTCCCTGTACCTTACTCGGATTTGGCGCCAGGTCTCGATTTACCGTGGTTATTCTCGAG ATGCTGGGTTCATGGTTTGTGCTTCAGATTGTATTGATATTGATATGCTTGAAGTCTACTGATGCAAAAACTTCGGAACACCCCCCAAATTGGCAAGCCTCGGAAAAGGGAACTGAAAATATTGTGTCGCATTCCTGCATTCATGACCAGATACTCGAACAGAGGAGGCAACCTGGTCGAAAAGTGTACACGGTTACCCCACAAGTTTATGATCAATCAGGTATATTGAAACCAGTTCACCGTCATGGTAGGGCACTGCTTGGTATTTCTGAGTCAGTAGAGCAACAGAAGGATGCTAAACAGCCCATAAGGATATATCTAAATTACGATGCAGTTGGCCACTCGCCTGATAGAGATTGCCGTAATATTGGTGACATTGTCAAG CTAGGAGAGCCCCCTGTGTCTTCTCTTCCTGGATCTCCTTCTTGCAATCCTCATGGAGATCCTCCTATCTCTGGTGACTGCTGGTATAATTGCACTTTGGATGATATAGCTGGGGAGGACAAAAGGCATCGACTTCGCAAG GCTTTAGGACAGACAGCAGACTGGTTCAGGAGAGCCTTAGCTGTTGAACCTGTAAAAGGGAACTTGAGGTTAAGTGGATATTCAGCATGTGGTCAAGATGGAGGTGTACAGCTGCCTCGTAAATATGTTGAAG AGGGTGTTGCCGAGGCAGATTTGGTTCTTTTGGTGACGACGAGGCCTACAACTGGCAACACGCTTGCTTGGGCAGTGGCTTGTGAGCGTGATCAATGGGGTCGTGCAATTGCTG GCCATGTAAATGTTGCTCCTCGTCATTTGACTGCTGAAGCGGAAACTTTACTTTCGGCAACGCTCATACATGAG GTTATGCATGTCCTAGGCTTTGACCCCCATGCCTTCGCACATTTTAGGGATGAGAGGAAAAGAAGGCGTAGTCAG GTTACAGAACATGTCATGGACGAGAAGCTTGGGCGAACTGTGACACGGGTGGTGCTTCCACGTGTGGTCATGCACTCACGGCATCATTATGCG GCATTTTCTGTGAATTTCACTGGTTTAGAGCTAGAAGATGGAGGAGGACGTGGTACATCAG GTTCACATTGGGAGAAAAGGCTATTGATGAATGAGATCATGACAGGTTCAGTGGATACTAGATCTGTGGTCTCAAAAATGACATTAGCTTTGTTGGAAGATAGTGGATGGTACCAGGCTAATTATAGCATGGCAGACCGCCTTGATTGGGGCCGCAATCAGGGAACCGACTTTATTACCTTTCCTTGCAATCTCTGGAAGGGAGCTTACCATTGCAACACAACTCAGTCGTCTGGCTGTACATATAATAGGGAGGCAGAGGGTTACTGTCCAATTGTAAGTTACAGTGGAGACCTTCCTCAGTGGGCACGTTACTTCCCGCAGGCTAACAAAG GTGGGCAGTCTTCATTAGCTGATTACTGCACATACTTTGTAGCTTACTCTGATGGATCATGTACAGATGCTAACAGTGCGCGAGCACCTGACAGGATGTTGGGTGAAGTTCGCGGGAGTAATTCTAG GTGTATGTCCTCATCATTAGTAAGAACTGGCTTTGTACGGGGTTCAATGACTCAAGGAAATGGCTGTTATCAGCACAAATGTGTTAATAATTCATTAGAG GTTGCTGTTGATGGTGTATGGAAAGTATGCCCTGAAGCTGGTGGACCTATTCAATTTCCTGGATTTAATG GTGAATTAGTATGCCCAGCGTATCATGAACTCTGTAGCAGAAACCTACTTCCTGTGTCTGGACAATGTCCTAAATCATGCAATTTCAATGGAGACTGTGTTGATGGAAGGTGTCATTGTTTTCTAGGATTTCATGGCTCTGATTGTAGTGAAC GTTCTTGTCCTAATAGCTGTAGTGGACATGGCAGTTGCCTTTCTAATGGGATGTGTGAATGTCAAAATGGGTACACTGGAGTTGACTGCTCAACTG CTGTGTGTGATGAGCAATGCAGCCTTCATGGAGGCGTCTGTGACAATGGAGTCTGTGAATTCCGCTGCTCCGACTATGCTGGTTACTCATGCCAGAATAGTTCTACACTTCTTTCTAGTCTTTCAGTTTGCAAAAATGTGTTGGAGAGTGATATTTCTGGCCAGCACTGTGCTCCCAGTGAACCCAGTATCCAGCAGCAATTAGAAGAAGTTGTTGTCATGCCAAATTACCATCGTTTATTTCCAGGTGGTGCTAGGAAGTTATTTAATATTTTTGGAAGCAAATATTGTGATGCAGCTGCAAAACGATTGGCCTGCTGG ATCTCAATCCAAAAATGTGACAAGGACGGAGACAACAGGCTAAGGGTGTGTTACTCAGCATGCCAGTCATATAATATAGCATGTGGAGCTTCACTTGACTGCTCTGACCAAACCCTCTTCAGCAGCGCCGAGGAAGGCGAAGGTCAATGCACAGGTTCTGGTGAGATGCAATTGTCTTGGCTTAGTCACTTCCACAATGCCCTCTCTTTCAAATCCTTCAAGGGATTGACTGTATAA
- the LOC133805257 gene encoding uncharacterized protein LOC133805257 isoform X2: MEAMVRCSPCTLLGFGARSRFTVVILEIVLILICLKSTDAKTSEHPPNWQASEKGTENIVSHSCIHDQILEQRRQPGRKVYTVTPQVYDQSGILKPVHRHGRALLGISESVEQQKDAKQPIRIYLNYDAVGHSPDRDCRNIGDIVKLGEPPVSSLPGSPSCNPHGDPPISGDCWYNCTLDDIAGEDKRHRLRKALGQTADWFRRALAVEPVKGNLRLSGYSACGQDGGVQLPRKYVEEGVAEADLVLLVTTRPTTGNTLAWAVACERDQWGRAIAGHVNVAPRHLTAEAETLLSATLIHEVMHVLGFDPHAFAHFRDERKRRRSQVTEHVMDEKLGRTVTRVVLPRVVMHSRHHYAAFSVNFTGLELEDGGGRGTSGSHWEKRLLMNEIMTGSVDTRSVVSKMTLALLEDSGWYQANYSMADRLDWGRNQGTDFITFPCNLWKGAYHCNTTQSSGCTYNREAEGYCPIVSYSGDLPQWARYFPQANKGGQSSLADYCTYFVAYSDGSCTDANSARAPDRMLGEVRGSNSRCMSSSLVRTGFVRGSMTQGNGCYQHKCVNNSLEVAVDGVWKVCPEAGGPIQFPGFNGELVCPAYHELCSRNLLPVSGQCPKSCNFNGDCVDGRCHCFLGFHGSDCSERSCPNSCSGHGSCLSNGMCECQNGYTGVDCSTAVCDEQCSLHGGVCDNGVCEFRCSDYAGYSCQNSSTLLSSLSVCKNVLESDISGQHCAPSEPSIQQQLEEVVVMPNYHRLFPGGARKLFNIFGSKYCDAAAKRLACWISIQKCDKDGDNRLRVCYSACQSYNIACGASLDCSDQTLFSSAEEGEGQCTGSGEMQLSWLSHFHNALSFKSFKGLTV, from the exons ATGGAGGCAATGGTTCGGTGCAGTCCCTGTACCTTACTCGGATTTGGCGCCAGGTCTCGATTTACCGTGGTTATTCTCGAG ATTGTATTGATATTGATATGCTTGAAGTCTACTGATGCAAAAACTTCGGAACACCCCCCAAATTGGCAAGCCTCGGAAAAGGGAACTGAAAATATTGTGTCGCATTCCTGCATTCATGACCAGATACTCGAACAGAGGAGGCAACCTGGTCGAAAAGTGTACACGGTTACCCCACAAGTTTATGATCAATCAGGTATATTGAAACCAGTTCACCGTCATGGTAGGGCACTGCTTGGTATTTCTGAGTCAGTAGAGCAACAGAAGGATGCTAAACAGCCCATAAGGATATATCTAAATTACGATGCAGTTGGCCACTCGCCTGATAGAGATTGCCGTAATATTGGTGACATTGTCAAG CTAGGAGAGCCCCCTGTGTCTTCTCTTCCTGGATCTCCTTCTTGCAATCCTCATGGAGATCCTCCTATCTCTGGTGACTGCTGGTATAATTGCACTTTGGATGATATAGCTGGGGAGGACAAAAGGCATCGACTTCGCAAG GCTTTAGGACAGACAGCAGACTGGTTCAGGAGAGCCTTAGCTGTTGAACCTGTAAAAGGGAACTTGAGGTTAAGTGGATATTCAGCATGTGGTCAAGATGGAGGTGTACAGCTGCCTCGTAAATATGTTGAAG AGGGTGTTGCCGAGGCAGATTTGGTTCTTTTGGTGACGACGAGGCCTACAACTGGCAACACGCTTGCTTGGGCAGTGGCTTGTGAGCGTGATCAATGGGGTCGTGCAATTGCTG GCCATGTAAATGTTGCTCCTCGTCATTTGACTGCTGAAGCGGAAACTTTACTTTCGGCAACGCTCATACATGAG GTTATGCATGTCCTAGGCTTTGACCCCCATGCCTTCGCACATTTTAGGGATGAGAGGAAAAGAAGGCGTAGTCAG GTTACAGAACATGTCATGGACGAGAAGCTTGGGCGAACTGTGACACGGGTGGTGCTTCCACGTGTGGTCATGCACTCACGGCATCATTATGCG GCATTTTCTGTGAATTTCACTGGTTTAGAGCTAGAAGATGGAGGAGGACGTGGTACATCAG GTTCACATTGGGAGAAAAGGCTATTGATGAATGAGATCATGACAGGTTCAGTGGATACTAGATCTGTGGTCTCAAAAATGACATTAGCTTTGTTGGAAGATAGTGGATGGTACCAGGCTAATTATAGCATGGCAGACCGCCTTGATTGGGGCCGCAATCAGGGAACCGACTTTATTACCTTTCCTTGCAATCTCTGGAAGGGAGCTTACCATTGCAACACAACTCAGTCGTCTGGCTGTACATATAATAGGGAGGCAGAGGGTTACTGTCCAATTGTAAGTTACAGTGGAGACCTTCCTCAGTGGGCACGTTACTTCCCGCAGGCTAACAAAG GTGGGCAGTCTTCATTAGCTGATTACTGCACATACTTTGTAGCTTACTCTGATGGATCATGTACAGATGCTAACAGTGCGCGAGCACCTGACAGGATGTTGGGTGAAGTTCGCGGGAGTAATTCTAG GTGTATGTCCTCATCATTAGTAAGAACTGGCTTTGTACGGGGTTCAATGACTCAAGGAAATGGCTGTTATCAGCACAAATGTGTTAATAATTCATTAGAG GTTGCTGTTGATGGTGTATGGAAAGTATGCCCTGAAGCTGGTGGACCTATTCAATTTCCTGGATTTAATG GTGAATTAGTATGCCCAGCGTATCATGAACTCTGTAGCAGAAACCTACTTCCTGTGTCTGGACAATGTCCTAAATCATGCAATTTCAATGGAGACTGTGTTGATGGAAGGTGTCATTGTTTTCTAGGATTTCATGGCTCTGATTGTAGTGAAC GTTCTTGTCCTAATAGCTGTAGTGGACATGGCAGTTGCCTTTCTAATGGGATGTGTGAATGTCAAAATGGGTACACTGGAGTTGACTGCTCAACTG CTGTGTGTGATGAGCAATGCAGCCTTCATGGAGGCGTCTGTGACAATGGAGTCTGTGAATTCCGCTGCTCCGACTATGCTGGTTACTCATGCCAGAATAGTTCTACACTTCTTTCTAGTCTTTCAGTTTGCAAAAATGTGTTGGAGAGTGATATTTCTGGCCAGCACTGTGCTCCCAGTGAACCCAGTATCCAGCAGCAATTAGAAGAAGTTGTTGTCATGCCAAATTACCATCGTTTATTTCCAGGTGGTGCTAGGAAGTTATTTAATATTTTTGGAAGCAAATATTGTGATGCAGCTGCAAAACGATTGGCCTGCTGG ATCTCAATCCAAAAATGTGACAAGGACGGAGACAACAGGCTAAGGGTGTGTTACTCAGCATGCCAGTCATATAATATAGCATGTGGAGCTTCACTTGACTGCTCTGACCAAACCCTCTTCAGCAGCGCCGAGGAAGGCGAAGGTCAATGCACAGGTTCTGGTGAGATGCAATTGTCTTGGCTTAGTCACTTCCACAATGCCCTCTCTTTCAAATCCTTCAAGGGATTGACTGTATAA
- the LOC133807267 gene encoding probable 1-acyl-sn-glycerol-3-phosphate acyltransferase 4, whose protein sequence is METCKPLKSNTCSKKHRPMNLFRLIRGLICLVVFISTAFIFLVYFAPPFAVILRLSSIRWSRKVTSFVFSLWLALWPFLFEKVNRTRVVFYGDTVPSKERVMVIANHRTEVDWMYLWDLALRKGCLGHIKYILKNSLMKLPVFGWGFHVLEFVPLERRWESDEPVLRQMLSTFTDAQDPLWLAIFPEGTDFTEQKSKKSQKFAAEVGLPVLYNVLLPKTKGFCACLEVLRGSLDAVYDLTIAYKNNCPSFLDNVFGVDPSEVHIHVRRIPVKDIAPSEGDSTGWLINSFQLKDKLLSSFKIQGHFPDPVAQHELSSFKCLANFMLVMFLTAVFGFLTFSFVWCKIYIVLSCAYLASATNLNIRPKPFLGSIRALFCFKKNKK, encoded by the exons ATGGAAACTTGCAAGCCCCTCAAATCCAATACTTGTTCAAAAAAGCATCGCCCAATGAACCTATTCAGACTAATAAGGGGTTTGATATGCTTAGTGGTGTTTATTTCCACTGCTTTCATATTTCTTGTCTACTTTGCTCCTCCATTCGCTGTAATCTTGAGGCTTTCGAGCATTCGATGGAGCCGAAAAGTAACATCATTTGTGTTCAGTCTTTGGCTAGCTTTGTGGCCTTTTCTGTTTGAAAAGGTAAACAGAACAAGGGTTGTCTTCTATGGAGATACTGTTCCATCCAAGGAACGTGTTATGGTCATTGCTAACCATAGGACTGAGGTTGATTGGATGTACCTATGGGATCTAGCATTGAGAAAAGGGTGCCTAGGCCATATCAAATATATCCTCAAGAACAGCTTGATGAAATTGCCTGTGTTTGGTTGGGGATTTCATGTTTTGGAGTTTGTTCCTCTGGAGAGAAGGTGGGAGTCGGATGAACCTGTTTTGCGCCAAATGCTTTCCACTTTTACTGATGCTCAAGATCCATTATGGCTAGCTATTTTCCCAGAAGGAACTGATTTTAC TGAGCAAAAAAGCAAAAAAAGTCAGAAATTTGCTGCAGAAGTTGGACTTCCTGTGCTGTACAATGTTCTACTTCCCAAAACCAAAGGTTTTTGCGCTTGCTTAGAGGTCTTGAGGGGTTCCTTGGATGCAG TTTATGATTTGACTATTGCCTACAAGAATAATTGCCCTTCTTTCTTAGACAATGTGTTTGGGGTGGATCCTTCTGAAGTTCACATCCATGTTAGGCGTATCCCAGTTAAAGATATCGCACCATCTGAGGGCGATTCCACTGGTTGGTTAATTAATTCATTCCAGCTAAAGGACAAGTTACTCTCAAGTTTCAAGATTCAGGGCCATTTCCCTGACCCAGTTGCGCAACATGAACTTTCTTCTTTCAAGTGCTTGGCAAATTTCATGCTTGTAATGTTTTTGACTGCCGTATTTGGTTTCCTTACCTTTTCATTTGTTTGGTGTAAAATTTACATTGTTTTATCGTGTGCATACCTTGCTTCAGCTACTAATCTGAACATTCGGCCTAAGCCATTTCTAGGCTCTATTAGAGCTTTGTTTTGtttcaagaaaaacaagaaatga
- the LOC133806548 gene encoding uncharacterized protein LOC133806548 → MDSPNSPNPYDNMSLEDIIIAERTDDQYFKALMDGGSSTRQGRKRAHIDRGHVEGHQRLFDDYFSDEPVYTEYQFRRRFRMRRHVFLRIVQALENHSEYFHTRFDAVGRRGLSPLQKCTAAMKMLAYGVPVDYVDEYVRIGETTTIECLVNFVRGVNDIFGTEYLRRPNAGDIRCLLQMGEVRGFPGMLGSIDCMHWEWKNFPVAWKGQFTRGDHGRPTVMLEAVASQDLWIWHVVFGVPGSNNDLNMVNQSPIFTDILQGQDPRVEFTINGTQYNKGYYLADGIYPEWGTFVKTIPLPQGEKRKLFARCQEAVRKDVERAFRVLQSRFAIVRGPARFWQRDVLKDIMYACIILHNIIVEDECNSHFFLQMHYNNYEK, encoded by the coding sequence ATGGATTCGCCAAATTCTCCGAATCCATACGACAATATGAGTCTAGAGGATATCATAATTGCAGAGCGTACTGACGATCAATATTTCAAAGCGCTCATGGATGGGGGTAGCTCAACAAGACAAGGAAGAAAGAGAGCCCACATTGATAGAGGTCATGTAGAAGGACACCAACGTTTGTTCGATGACTACTTTTCTGATGAACCGGTGTATACAGAATATCAATTTCGAAGAAGATTTAGAATGCGTAGACATGTATTCCTACGCATAGTGCAAGCTCTAGAAAATCATTCAGAGTATTTCCATACGAGGTTTGATGCAGTTGGTAGAAGGGGGCTTTCGCCATTACAGAAGTGCACTGCTGCTATGAAAATGTTGGCATATGGAGTGCCTGTCGattatgttgatgagtatgttcgaATTGGTGAAACTACCACTATTGAATGTCTAGTCAATTTCGTTCGAGGAGTGAATGATATTTTTGGGACCGAATATTTAAGACGGCCCAATGCTGGGGACATTCGTTGCTTACTTCAAATGGGGGAGGTGCGTGGTTTTCCAGGCATGTTGGGAAGCATTGATTGTATGCACTGGGAATGGAAAAATTTCCCAGTTGCATGGAAAGGTCAATTCACGCGAGGTGATCACGGCAGACCAACAGTCATGCTCGAAGCAGTTGCGTCACAAGATCTTTGGATATGGCATGTAGTTTTTGGTGTTCCAGGATCCAATAATGATCTCAACATGGTAAATCAATCCCCAATATTCACTGATATCTTACAAGGGCAAGATCCGAGAGTTGAGTTTACGATAAATGGCACACAATACAACAAGGGGTATTATCTAGCAGATGGTATCTATCCAGAGTGGGGTACATTTGTTAAAACTATCCCACTGCCTCAAGGagagaaaagaaaattatttgccCGATGCCAAGAAGCAGTACGCAAAGATGTTGAGCGAGCATTCAGAGTACTTCAATCTCGTTTTGCTATTGTACGAGGACCAGCACGTTTTTGGCAAAGAGATGTTCTCAAAGATATTATGTATGCATGCATCATATTGCATAACATTATTGTCGAGGATGAATGTAACTCCCACTTCTTTCTACAGATGCATtataataattatgaaaaataa
- the LOC133807269 gene encoding pathogenesis-related thaumatin-like protein 3.5: protein MAITSPTLLHLLLLLLFSLGNVGYGTVFTLQNHCSYTVWPGTLSGNGAGILGDGGFVLPSGESVHLTAPPGWSGRFWGRTQCNFDESGNGKCETGDCGPLKCTGGGAPPVTLVEFTIGSASTDKDFYDVSLVDGYNVGMGVKAVGGSGDCQYAGCVNDLNGNCPAELRVTDSGSGSIIACKSACAAFNAPEFCCTGDYATPQTCSPSQYSAMFKSACPTAYSYAYDDASSTCTCSGSNYLITFCPTGSSV, encoded by the exons ATGGCCATTACCAGTCCCACCCTACTACACCTTCTTCTGCTCCTCCTTTTCTCTTTAG gaAATGTGGGGTACGGAACTGTATTCACGCTCCAAAACCATTGCAGCTACACAGTATGGCCAGGGACACTATCGGGAAACGGAGCGGGGATTCTCGGCGATGGCGGTTTCGTCTTACCGTCCGGTGAGTCAGTGCATCTCACAGCACCACCGGGTTGGTCGGGCCGGTTCTGGGGCAGGACTCAATGCAACTTCGACGAGTCTGGTAATGGAAAATGCGAGACTGGAGACTGTGGCCCGCTAAAATGCACCGGGGGTGGAGCCCCGCCTGTCACCCTGGTCGAATTCACGATCGGGTCAGCCTCAACTGACAAGGATTTCTACGACGTCAGCCTCGTCGACGGTTACAACGTCGGGATGGGAGTCAAGGCCGTGGGAGGAAGTGGCGATTGCCAGTACGCCGGCTGCGTGAACGACTTAAATGGGAACTGCCCTGCGGAGCTTCGGGTCACGGATTCGGGTTCGGGTTCGATAATCGCGTGTAAAAGCGCGTGCGCGGCTTTCAACGCGCCGGAGTTTTGCTGCACCGGAGACTACGCGACGCCACAAACATGCTCACCATCGCAGTACTCGGCCATGTTCAAGAGCGCGTGTCCTACCGCGTACAGTTACGCTTACGACGATGCGTCCAGTACCTGTACCTGCTCCGGGTCGAATTACTTGATCACGTTTTGCCCAACCGGGTCATCTGTTTGA